The following coding sequences are from one Eucalyptus grandis isolate ANBG69807.140 chromosome 11, ASM1654582v1, whole genome shotgun sequence window:
- the LOC120289569 gene encoding uncharacterized protein LOC120289569 gives MGPVFSCWLRIDQVDTANTSDMRTLRPYGPERVYDAFNMLQTEPAVQRMVVSLSSDKAVWDAVLNNEVVKELMESYHAAESDGHPEESPDETPEKSPDNSNPVLNAVGWLFDSTRVKLMEMI, from the exons ATGGGACCAGTGTTCTCTTGTTGGCTCAGAATTGACCAAGTTGACACTGCTAATACGTCTGATATGAGAACACTGCGTCCTTATGGGCCTGAGAGAGTCTATGATGCTTTTAATATGTTACAGACTGAGCCAGCTGTTCAG AGAATGGTCGTTTCATTATCCTCAGATAAAGCTGTTTGGGATGCTGTGTTGAACAATGAGGTGGTAAAAGAGCTCATGGAGTCATATCATGCAG CTGAAAGTGATGGCCATCCAGAGGAAAGTCCAGACGAGACTCCAGAAAAAAGTCCCGATAATTCAAACCCTGTCTTGAATGCGGTGGGTTGGTTGTTTGATAGTACAAGGGTAAAGCTCATGGAAATGATTTGA